The Cellulophaga sp. L1A9 genome window below encodes:
- a CDS encoding 2Fe-2S iron-sulfur cluster-binding protein, whose product MADFQELIISHIERTTKDCSVLSFQVPNEKKEHFKFKQGQYLTLESLIENENVRRSYSLCSSPFDDEWKVAVKQIHNGVFSTFVNTKLKSGDTLKVMPPKGDFYVRIDPTATKNYIAFAAGSGITPILSIIKTHLKAEPNSTFKLFYVNRTAKSIILKEEIEELKNLFFNRFQVFYFLTKEQRDIPFLNGRFDKEKLQILTNSFIQIENTDDCFICGPQDMIFLIRDELQAAGLSKDKIHYELFFSGSSEENQQRISEILEQKVEGTEVTIIDGSKEFHFVMTEDHDNILDGALAAGADLPFACKGGVCSTCKCRVLEGSVEMKINYALDESEVAQNLVLSCQSVPTSEKVVVDFDV is encoded by the coding sequence ATGGCTGACTTTCAAGAATTGATAATTTCCCATATTGAAAGAACTACCAAAGATTGTTCGGTACTTTCTTTTCAGGTTCCCAATGAGAAAAAGGAACATTTTAAGTTCAAGCAAGGGCAGTACCTCACCTTAGAATCGCTCATTGAAAATGAAAATGTAAGACGTTCCTATTCCCTTTGTTCTAGTCCTTTTGATGATGAATGGAAAGTTGCCGTTAAGCAAATTCACAATGGCGTTTTTTCCACCTTCGTCAATACGAAATTGAAATCTGGAGATACTTTAAAGGTGATGCCTCCCAAGGGGGATTTTTATGTACGCATTGACCCAACAGCTACTAAAAATTATATTGCTTTTGCTGCAGGTAGCGGTATTACTCCAATTCTATCCATTATAAAAACGCATTTAAAGGCAGAACCCAATAGTACCTTTAAATTGTTCTATGTCAACCGAACAGCAAAATCCATTATACTAAAAGAGGAAATAGAAGAATTGAAAAACCTGTTTTTCAATAGGTTTCAGGTGTTCTACTTCCTTACCAAAGAGCAGCGGGATATTCCATTTTTAAACGGTCGTTTCGACAAGGAGAAGCTGCAAATATTAACGAATTCTTTTATTCAAATAGAAAACACCGATGATTGTTTTATTTGCGGACCTCAAGACATGATTTTCTTGATTCGTGATGAACTACAAGCGGCTGGATTATCAAAAGATAAAATACACTATGAACTTTTCTTTTCAGGAAGTTCGGAAGAGAATCAACAGCGTATTTCTGAAATTTTAGAACAAAAGGTAGAAGGTACCGAAGTGACCATTATCGATGGTAGTAAAGAATTTCATTTTGTAATGACCGAAGACCACGATAATATACTAGACGGCGCATTGGCGGCAGGAGCAGATTTGCCTTTCGCATGTAAGGGCGGTGTTTGTAGTACTTGTAAATGTCGCGTGTTGGAAGGTTCTGTAGAAATGAAAATAAACTATGCTTTAGACGAGAGTGAAGTAGCTCAAAATCTGGTCTTGAGCTGTCAATCAGTACCCACTTCAGAAAAGGTAGTGGTTGATTTTGACGTTTAA
- the paaA gene encoding 1,2-phenylacetyl-CoA epoxidase subunit PaaA: MSKEKIKNLEEQFDARIARDEKIEAKDWMPEKYRKTHIRQMSQHAHSEIVGMLPEGNWISRAPSLRRKVALLAKVQDEAGHGLYLYSACETLGISRNELYEQLHSGKAKYSSIFNYPTLTWADMGAIGWLVDGAAIINQVPLCNTSYGPYARAMVRVCKEESFHQRQGYEIMIKLANGSQEQKELAQDALNRWWWPSLMMLGPTDGESVHTAQSMKWKLKRKTNDELRQQFIDQTVPQADLIGLTIPDADLKWNEERKSYDFGEINWDEFWQVVKGHGPCNKERMNARVSAWENGGWVRDAAMAHAEKKENRKLDKAV; encoded by the coding sequence ATGAGTAAAGAAAAAATCAAAAATTTAGAAGAGCAATTTGATGCACGAATTGCCCGCGATGAAAAAATAGAAGCAAAAGACTGGATGCCAGAAAAATATCGCAAAACGCATATTCGGCAAATGTCTCAACATGCACATTCTGAAATTGTAGGAATGCTGCCGGAAGGAAACTGGATAAGCAGGGCGCCAAGTTTAAGAAGAAAAGTAGCTTTATTGGCAAAAGTGCAAGATGAAGCGGGGCATGGTTTATACCTCTATAGCGCTTGCGAGACCTTAGGTATTTCTAGAAACGAATTATATGAGCAATTGCATTCTGGTAAGGCTAAATACTCCAGTATTTTCAATTACCCTACCCTTACATGGGCAGACATGGGTGCTATTGGCTGGTTGGTAGATGGTGCTGCAATTATCAACCAGGTGCCATTGTGTAACACTTCTTATGGTCCTTATGCCAGAGCTATGGTCCGTGTTTGTAAAGAAGAGAGTTTTCATCAACGCCAAGGCTATGAAATCATGATAAAATTGGCGAATGGCAGTCAGGAACAAAAAGAATTGGCGCAAGATGCTTTAAATCGCTGGTGGTGGCCATCGCTAATGATGTTGGGACCTACGGATGGGGAATCAGTTCATACAGCGCAATCCATGAAATGGAAATTAAAGCGAAAGACCAATGATGAATTACGTCAACAATTTATAGACCAAACGGTGCCACAGGCAGATTTAATAGGCTTGACTATTCCTGATGCGGATTTAAAATGGAACGAGGAGCGTAAGAGTTATGACTTTGGAGAAATAAACTGGGACGAGTTTTGGCAAGTGGTCAAAGGACACGGACCATGTAATAAGGAACGCATGAATGCTCGTGTAAGTGCTTGGGAAAATGGTGGATGGGTTCGGGATGCCGCTATGGCGCATGCGGAAAAAAAAGAAAATAGAAAACTGGATAAAGCTGTTTAA
- a CDS encoding site-specific integrase, with the protein MQDLVSVLFYIRKKGTSDPTMGTIYLRITVNGKRAEVSTMRKVAISRWNAKANKVKGYSIEARQTNRHLDVIKNRIYEIYQNLLHEDMDIVSAASIRDEYVGINKNQKLILELFEEHNLRMERLVGKDFSFRTLQRYKTTKKHLGRFMRTNYDSNDYPVKKIDVKYVNGFIYFLKSEQNLSHNSALKYVAYFKKIVRVAYANGWLDKDPFYNFKLRPQTIDKEFLSNNELDKLIQSDFSIPRLEHVRDVFIFSCYTGLAYVDVAKLKEDDIVLGMDGRLWIKVNRTKTKTLSSIPILPIAEQIINKYASLPKIDNKLLPVYSNQRTNGYLKEIADLSGINKKLTFHMARHTFATTVTLSNGVPIESVSKMLGHKSLKTTQHYAKILDTKLSEDMKNLRIRFENENILSNINGS; encoded by the coding sequence ATGCAAGATTTGGTATCCGTATTGTTTTATATTCGAAAAAAAGGTACCAGTGACCCTACTATGGGCACTATTTACCTTAGAATTACGGTCAATGGGAAAAGAGCAGAAGTGAGTACTATGAGGAAGGTAGCTATATCTAGATGGAATGCAAAGGCTAATAAGGTGAAAGGATACTCCATAGAAGCTAGGCAAACCAATCGTCATCTAGACGTTATTAAAAATAGGATCTATGAGATTTATCAAAATCTATTACATGAAGATATGGACATTGTATCCGCAGCCAGTATAAGAGACGAATATGTAGGTATAAATAAAAATCAGAAACTAATTTTAGAACTGTTCGAAGAACATAATCTAAGAATGGAAAGGTTGGTGGGGAAAGATTTTTCTTTTAGGACGTTACAGCGATATAAGACTACTAAGAAGCATCTTGGTAGGTTTATGAGGACTAACTATGATTCTAATGATTATCCTGTGAAGAAGATAGATGTCAAATACGTCAACGGGTTCATCTATTTTTTAAAATCAGAACAAAATCTTTCGCATAATTCAGCACTGAAGTATGTTGCTTATTTTAAAAAAATCGTTCGGGTTGCTTATGCAAATGGATGGTTAGACAAAGATCCATTTTACAATTTTAAACTTCGACCACAAACTATCGATAAAGAATTTTTAAGCAATAATGAGCTTGATAAACTAATACAGAGTGATTTTTCTATCCCAAGATTAGAACATGTAAGGGATGTTTTCATTTTTAGCTGCTATACAGGTCTAGCTTATGTTGATGTTGCAAAACTTAAGGAAGATGACATTGTACTTGGTATGGATGGTAGACTTTGGATAAAAGTGAACAGGACTAAGACAAAAACATTAAGCAGTATTCCAATTTTACCCATTGCCGAGCAAATTATAAATAAGTACGCCAGCCTACCAAAGATTGATAATAAATTACTACCAGTATATAGTAATCAAAGAACTAACGGGTACTTAAAAGAGATAGCAGATCTTAGTGGAATAAATAAGAAGTTAACTTTCCATATGGCTAGACATACTTTTGCAACTACAGTAACTTTATCCAATGGCGTTCCCATTGAGTCGGTAAGTAAAATGTTAGGTCATAAATCTTTGAAAACTACGCAGCATTACGCGAAAATTTTGGACACTAAACTTTCTGAGGATATGAAAAATCTTAGAATTAGGTTTGAAAATGAAAATATACTATCAAATATAAACGGGTCTTAG
- a CDS encoding TetR/AcrR family transcriptional regulator: protein MKEFKGRKLEIVKTASSLFNTMGYKNVTMRVLAEEIGIKAASLYNHISSKQEILSAIIISLAEQFTNSMDTVMADDSTPVEKIKSIIIHHIEITLNNPDGTASLQNDWMYLEGDDLIYFKKMRKQYEENFRQIIKSGIASGEIRKIDSETMLFSILTTLRSLYIWYSRQKEMDKDKLKADMISVLLDGIRT from the coding sequence ATGAAAGAATTTAAAGGCCGAAAACTAGAAATCGTAAAAACAGCCTCCTCACTTTTTAACACTATGGGGTACAAAAATGTAACCATGCGGGTACTTGCTGAGGAAATAGGAATAAAAGCGGCCAGTTTATATAATCATATCTCGTCAAAACAAGAAATACTCTCTGCGATTATAATTTCATTGGCAGAACAATTTACCAATAGTATGGATACTGTTATGGCCGATGATTCTACCCCTGTTGAAAAAATCAAAAGCATAATTATTCATCATATAGAAATTACATTGAACAATCCGGATGGCACCGCTTCCTTGCAGAATGATTGGATGTACCTCGAGGGAGATGACCTTATTTACTTCAAAAAAATGCGAAAGCAATATGAAGAAAATTTCAGGCAGATTATAAAAAGTGGAATAGCTTCTGGTGAAATTAGAAAGATAGATTCTGAAACAATGCTTTTTTCAATACTTACCACACTTAGGTCTTTGTATATATGGTATTCTCGGCAAAAAGAGATGGATAAAGACAAACTAAAAGCAGATATGATAAGTGTCTTGTTAGACGGTATCCGAACGTAA